The DNA sequence ATTTCAACAGGAGACACAAACCCTGCAGTAAAAAGCACATCCAGGTAATGCTCGGCTTCATCCATTGAACTACTCCGTACTTCATCATCAGTTGGAGTACTTGTGGTAGTAGCAGTGATCAAGCCCTCGGCAACCCATCTTCTAGCCAAGCTCGTACTCCTGATGACGTGGCCTTCTGGGAAAACAGTGAGGTACAGCAAGCAGCTCCTGTACTTGCTCGGCAACTCGTAGTAGCACCACAGTAGCACTTGCCTGGAAATGCTTCTGTTCCGGCTTACGCACTCGGAAATAGACTTTATATACTTCTCCAGGTCGTCTAGTGTCTTATTTGGATTTACATAGAGCAGATGCAGGAATGTCTTCATTGCAAAGGTGTCGTACTCGAATAATACTCTAAAGAAGTGACGACAGTATTCTCCACCAAAGAGACCCAGCTGTTGTGCTTGGTCCATGTAGAACTcatattcatattcatattttGTACCCATAGCGATGATGATTTTGTAGGGAGAAGACGACTGGGCCAGGTCATAGTTCTCTGTTGTCATTATTATGGCGCTACCAGGGAGGCACCCATCAGCAGCTTGTAACAGAGCTTCTATTACGCACTTCCATTCGTTGATGGAAACCCAAGTAGAATCTAATTTGATCAAGAAGCGCTTGCCTTTAAGACGCTCCTGAATTTCACTGATGAGTCGCTTCTCCCTGTCCTCGTGGACTATCATCCCTGCTACTTGGTTTGTTACCTTGTATTCTTTTTGGCCAGGTTGAAGTTGAACACCTCCTACTTGTTCCAGTATCTCGGCAAGTACCCTTCCTACATCACCTTTGTAGCACTGGGACTGGGACGAGGCCTTGCAACTGAATATGGAGGAGGCCACAGACGAATGCTGCTTGTACACTCTCGTTGCAACTGCAGACGCCAATTCTGTCCCTAAAATACTGAAAATCCTCACTTGTGGCGGCGGCGCACCATCTACTGTCGTTGCTGGTTCCATGGACAACCACTTCGTCAGAGAATCGATGCCTCTTCTTACCACCTCCTCAGCATTGAGTAGTGGAGGTTCAGCAGCAGCATCACGTAGAAGAGCGCGTCTCCGAAGATCTTCCTCCTGGTCTGCAGCCGTCTGTGGAGACTGTTTGTCGTTGCCGTCGTCATAGACATTGTCATCACGCAAGACCAAATCATCGGCTGGCACGGTGACACCGTACCTCAACCGCCTGTCACCCACGTCCCGTGCCCGGACCTTGAGCTCCCGGATCCGCGTGGCGATCCGGTGCCGAGCCGGGAGGGAGGCTTTGCAGCAGCCGGAGGAGCCGACGCAGGTACCGCAGGAGGCAGTTTCCCGAATGGTGATCGGCGGCGACATGGTGGAGATAGATCTCGACGTTGCCCTCGCAGTCCCGAGCGAGGCCGACGACCTGCTTCATCCATGCCCGCACCAAGTGGTTGCGGTGGTGGGCATCCGTGAGGTGACGGAGCAGGCCGTTCATGGTCTCCATCTCGTCCCTGATGAACTCCACATCGCCGCGGAGGCCGCCCAGCAGCTGAGCCTCGTCAAGGAGCATGGATGTCAGCCGACCGAGGAGCGAGTCCACCGCCCCCTGTGCCGCCCCGGCcatttcctcctcctcctttggTTCTTCTCTCCCTCTACTCCAGCTATAGGCCGATCAATGGCAGTTTCGTTGTTGGGAACAGATCATGCAAGCATGCAGCTGCTTATCTCGGTAAAAGGTTAGCCTCTAAGATGGTGTTGATCCGATGTATGGACATGGACGCTGGTGAATGGCTATAGAGCAAGGAACAAGATGCCATGGGGGTTGGAGCAAGTAATAGGAGGCCATTATTGCCGCCATCATCCAACAAGGCAAAGCAACCACCAACGTCAGGACCATAGCATGCATAGATGCTTGGATTACCGCTGAAGCAAAGGCTTTATACGTGCAGCTAGCTGCTGCACTTTGCCAGAACCAGCTTCTTTGCTTTGCTTGCGAGTCAGTCACCTAGCGCATATGCCTGGCTTGCTCAGAAATGTGTCATCTTCGGCTTTTGCCTTTTGTTTACCACCGAAACATTCCACTTTATGAGCACTGTCTTGTCTCCCTCTTTCATTTGTACTTTCCTTTTATAGCAGCCTCTGCATCATGATAATTAACTTTGAATTTTTGAGATTTTTTTCAGGCCTTATTAGCCGTAATTATGATATAGTACTTCAATAATATAATAACCATTGTACAATCTTTGTTTGATGAACAGAATACGTTCTTATGTTGGATGAACAGAATAACCATTGTATAATAAGCATCTCAATAACTTGTTTATTTGGAGCTAGCTCTTGGAAAATAGTAAAGGCCTGCCTTTCTTTCCTTTTATAGTAGGACTAATTTAAAGCAGAAAGTTGATCACTTGCTACAATGTGCCCAAACGAGTTGTTAATTGTACAAATTATAAGCTTGCATGGTCCAGCAATGTGTGGCTAATTCGTTACATATGCCCTTGTGGTTCGATTTGTGATGAGTGATTATCAACGTGATCCACGACCTAGGTTGAGTTGGTTACTAACCTCTAGCATGAGTTGGGTGTGCGACATGTCTCTTGCCTTGTGGTGTACAGGCGTGGAGCTCAGAGGCGGTGGTCTATGGCGAGGAGAAGGTCAAGTAGAGACGTGCCATGCCGATGGACCTAGAGCGGTGAAGGGCGGACGTGAGGCTTGGACTGAGGACCAGGAGGCCGGGTGACGAATCGCGGTGGCTGACACCTAACATCAATGAGTGCAAGTGTACATGGGAGTGACCGTGTTGACCAAGTCAAGACTCAAGACGGCGGACATGCGAGTCGAACGAGGCTCAAGAGGACTTGGCGGGCCGGCCGGTCGAGGACGGCGGTGACACGTGTCGAGTGGCGAGGGAAGCATATGGAATACGCTACTCGTGGTGGTTTTCGTaggtttgggcctcaaaacccgGCGAAGGTTCCGAGGAACGGACAACACGTGGTGGCATCGAGGAGTTAACGTCGAGGCTAAGCTACCTCACGAAGGGCGCGGTAGCCGTCGGATCTAGGTATGTCGAGTTAGACCAAAATGTCCCTATGGATAGCTAGTTTGCTTAAAAATATTCAGAGGCAATTAGGTAATGTGTAATATACCTGGGAGTCCCCCATCTCCCTCACCTCTCTCCCCATGCTCATTCTCCTGCTTTCTAGTTTTCGTGTAAGCATCTGAATTTTTGAGGGGAATGGAGGCCTAAATGCTCCAGTTGTCCTCCGGTATTCCAAATTTTTGCCTGTACTGTGTTCTTGAGTTTTTTTCCATTTTCGTTCATAGCTATGATCTGATTTTCCCGGAGTTCGGGTAGGCGATGATTTCTTGGGGATGTGTTTATGCTAGGTCAAATTtcatctagttgaagtttggaaGCGAATCCTTTTGTTTTGGTTTGGTTTTTGGTAGATTTCTTTGGTCGCCTGTTCGTTCTGTTCATGAGCAGCAGTCTTTGTTCTTTGTGTGGAGACGCAAACATGTAGGCCTGCAGCACTCAGGCCAAGATGGCCTCGTGCTTCACTCACAGGATATTTTCTGACTGTATTCGAGATCGAATTCGTTTTAAGAGGCTCAGATACATCCGTATTTGAGTTTGAATATTCAATATCCGAAATTGTATCCGCATCCgagtacttaaatcgtatatttatgatgtcaacatctaatcatatcttatccaacatagttgacattatccgtatccgaatccgTTTTTATCCCTAGGTGCGTCTGTGCAGCAGGCAGGCTATTTCTGCCGGCAGCTATTCACTCAACAGCAGGGCTGTTTTGCCCAAGGTTTTGGgattcaaaatctaaaaaaaaaattggtgcCTGTTGAATGGACGAATTTCGAAAAATTCGGACCGGGATTCACTCGTTTGACCAGTCAAAAAATTCGTAATCTGGTGAAATTTGGCCAAATTTTGACAGAAATTGAAAAACAATGGTACTACAGCCCTTGCCAGTGCATCTATGGTCAGCGTGGATTATGCATCCCACATTTGAGTGATGTCGTTGATGCCTTGAGCCATTAACCACCACCGGTGACACTAATTGAGTGTGTTGTACCTCCTGACCATGAGACTCAGCAAGAATGAAGTTGAGCAATAGAAAACCAAAGGAGGGGATGGGACGAGGGAGATGGACGGGTGCATTGCTTCAGCATGGAGC is a window from the Sorghum bicolor cultivar BTx623 chromosome 5, Sorghum_bicolor_NCBIv3, whole genome shotgun sequence genome containing:
- the LOC8082060 gene encoding putative disease resistance protein At1g59780, with protein sequence MSPPITIRETASCGTCVGSSGCCKASLPARHRIATRIRELKVRARDVGDRRLRYGVTVPADDLVLRDDNVYDDGNDKQSPQTAADQEEDLRRRALLRDAAAEPPLLNAEEVVRRGIDSLTKWLSMEPATTVDGAPPPQVRIFSILGTELASAVATRVYKQHSSVASSIFSCKASSQSQCYKGDVGRVLAEILEQVGGVQLQPGQKEYKVTNQVAGMIVHEDREKRLISEIQERLKGKRFLIKLDSTWVSINEWKCVIEALLQAADGCLPGSAIIMTTENYDLAQSSSPYKIIIAMGTKYEYEYEFYMDQAQQLGLFGGEYCRHFFRVLFEYDTFAMKTFLHLLYVNPNKTLDDLEKYIKSISECVSRNRSISRQVLLWCYYELPSKYRSCLLYLTVFPEGHVIRSTSLARRWVAEGLITATTTSTPTDDEVRSSSMDEAEHYLDVLFTAGFVSPVEIGAANNIKSCTVHRQVREFIARVATDVNYVDSSLPPHLARYLSIHNRIGFKKFLSDGDNKDIAAYLPSLSVSPQWQLLRVLDLEGCKGLNKKILKSICKILLLKYLSLRNTDVTRLPKQIKDLQCLETLDIRQTKVRIFAKKAIVLPLLKHFLAGDKISVSNEATEFSAVDMPLSICRMKNLEILSHVEVTDSAVELSGIAELLRLRKLGIALRGKNAKLSDLFRQIEQLHRSLRSLSVRLDQPAASENHGDLTPPKFIESLNISGLTSGLPHMIQQLHHLANLTLTKAQLKEDDLSTIGRLHGLHCLRLLHQSYIQSELSFKKGEFQTLKFLHVGTTDVTNITFVTCGSAPKLERIIWSFPTTACVSGLDHLPELREFVLNGDCNPDQVRKEIERHGNLPVFKHNPNVQKQEDIAAASTSSSSAL